Proteins co-encoded in one Neofelis nebulosa isolate mNeoNeb1 chromosome 2, mNeoNeb1.pri, whole genome shotgun sequence genomic window:
- the JUN gene encoding transcription factor Jun, whose translation MTAKMETTFYDDALNASFLQSESGAYGYSNPKILKQSMTLNLADPVGSLKPHLRAKNSDLLTSPDVGLLKLASPELERLIIQSSNGHITTTPTPTQFLCPKNVTDEQEGFAEGFVRALAELHSQNTLPSVTSAAQPVSGAGMVAPAVASAAGGSGSGGFSASLHSEPPVYANLSNFNPGALSSGGGAPSYGAAGLAFPAQPQQQQQPPQPPHHLPQQIPVQHPRLQALKEEPQTVPEMPGETPPLSPIDMESQERIKAERKRMRNRIAASKCRKRKLERIARLEEKVKTLKAQNSELASTANMLREQVAQLKQKVMNHVNSGCQLMLTQQLQTF comes from the coding sequence ATGACTGCAAAGATGGAAACGACCTTCTACGACGATGCCCTCAACGCCTCGTTCCTCCAGTCCGAGAGCGGTGCCTACGGCTACAGTAACCCCAAGATCCTGAAGCAGAGCATGACCCTGAACCTGGCCGACCCGGTGGGCAGCCTGAAGCCGCACCTCCGGGCCAAGAACTCGGACCTCCTCACCTCGCCCGACGTGGGGCTGCTCAAGCTGGCCTCGCCCGAGCTGGAGCGCCTGATAATCCAGTCCAGCAACGGGCACATCACCACCACGCCGACCCCCACGCAGTTCCTGTGCCCCAAGAACGTGACAGACGAGCAGGAGGGCTTCGCCGAGGGTTTCGTGCGCGCCCTGGCCGAACTGCACAGCCAGAACACGCTGCCCAGCGTCACGTCGGCGGCGCAGCCGGTCAGCGGGGCGGGCATGGTGGCTCCGGCGGTGGCTTCCGCGGcgggcggcagcggcagcggtgGCTTCAGCGCCAGCCTGCACAGCGAGCCGCCGGTCTACGCCAACCTCAGCAACTTCAACCCGGGCGCTCTGAGCAGCGGCGGTGGGGCGCCCTCCTACGGCGCGGCCGGCCTGGCCTTTCCCGCgcagccccagcagcagcagcagcccccgCAGCCGCCGCACCACCTGCCCCAGCAGATCCCCGTGCAGCATCCGCGGCTGCAGGCCCTGAAGGAGGAGCCGCAGACAGTGCCCGAGATGCCCGGGGAAACGCCGCCCCTGTCCCCCATCGACATGGAGTCGCAGGAGAGGATCAAGGCGGAGAGGAAGCGCATGAGGAACCGCATCGCTGCCTCCAAGTGCCGGAAAAGGAAGCTGGAGAGGATCGCCCGGCTGGAGGAAAAAGTGAAAACCTTGAAAGCGCAGAACTCGGAGCTGGCGTCCACGGCCAATATGCTCAGGGAACAGGTGGCACAGCTTAAACAGAAAGTCATGAACCACGTTAACAGTGGGTGCCAACTCATGCTAACGCAGCAGTTGCAAACGTTTTGA